In the Limanda limanda chromosome 1, fLimLim1.1, whole genome shotgun sequence genome, one interval contains:
- the LOC133006724 gene encoding arrestin domain-containing protein 3-like, with the protein MVLGKVRALAIYFDSLNENNLPAFSGGELVSGRVVVEVTGDVRVKSLDINARGVAKVRWTESRNAGANTAYTQNYTEEVEYLHHYDTLIGEERDEECPEEGLTVLHVGLHEFAFSFNLPQMALATSFEGKHGSVRYWVKAELHRPWLLPVRVKKEFIVFEHIDINTPLLLAPQAGTKEKTLCCWFCASGPISLSAKIERKGYTPGESIQIFAEVENCSSRVVVPKAALYQTQTFYAKGKGKQIQQLVSNLRGDPLPQGKSQSWEGKLLKIPPVSPSILDCPIIRVEYALVVYVDVPGGLNLSLSLPLVIGTIPLHASSTRTSSISSNCSTLTWLGLSQAPEAPPSYSDLSISESHRRDCLQGCDRSDGEGEVQGSLLTYITEFRYLPPPVYSEVDPNPDPVEVCGAMDVRRPDMCPSR; encoded by the exons ATGGTGCTGGGCAAAGTGAGGGCCTTGGCGATCTACTTTGACAGTTTGAATGAGAACAACCTGCCGGCGTTCTCCGGTGGAGAGCTGGTGTCAGGGAGGGTGGTCGTGGAGGTCACCGGGGATGTGCGGGTGAAGAGTCTGGACATAAACGCGAGAGGAGTCGCCAAGGTCCGGTGGACAGAGTCGAGGAACGCCGGAGCCAACACGGCGTACACTCAGAACTacacagaggaggtggagtaCTTACACCACTACGACACCTTgataggagaggagagag ATGAAGAGTGTCCAGAGGAAGGTCTGACTGTCCTGCACGTCGGCCTCCACGAGTTTGCTTTCAGCTTCAACCTGCCTCAGAT GGCTCTGGCCACGTCTTTTGAAGGGAAGCACGGCAGTGTGAGGTACTGGGTGAAAGCTGAACTGCACCGTCCATGGCTGCTCCCTGTGAGAGTCAAGAAAGAGTTCATTGTGTTTGAACACATCGACATCAACACACCACTGCTGCTG GCTCCACAAGCTGGGACAAAGGAGAAGACTCTGTGCTGCTGGTTCTGTGCTTCAGGCCCGATCTCCCTAAGTGCCAAGATTGAGCGAAAGGGCTACACACCAG GCGAGTCTATCCAAATCTTTGCCGAGGTGGAGAACTGCTCATCCCGGGTTGTGGTGCCCAAGGCTGCGCTGTACCAGACCCAGACCTTCTACGCCAAGGGCAAGGGCAAGCAGATCCAGCAGCTGGTGTCCAATCTGCGAGGAGACCCCCTGCCGCAGGGGAAGAGCCAGAGCTGGGAGGGAAAACTGCTCAAAATACCTCCGGTGTCCCCCTCCATCCTGGACTGTCCTATCATCAGAGTGGAGTACGCCCTCGTG GTATATGTTGACGTCCCCGGGGGCTTGAACTTGTCTCTCTCGCTGCCGCTGGTGATTGGGACCATACCTCTCCACGCCAGCAGCACCCGCACTTCCAGCATCAGCAGCAACTGCAGCACTTTGACATGGCTGGGCCTGTCTCAGGCACCTGAGG CACCACCCAGCTACAGCGATCTTTCAATATCAGAGTCCCACAGGCGAGATTGTCTGCAGGGCTGTGATAGGTCTGACGGGGAGGGAGAGGTCCAGGGATCTCTGCTAACTTATATCACAGAGTTCAGATATCTTCCCCCGCCAGTCTACTCTGAG GTTGACCCTAACCCAGACCCTGTGGAGGTGTGTGGGGCCATGGATGTCAGGAGACCTGACATGTGTCCATCCCGCTGA